The segment CTTAAGCAACTGTTCGTGTTTTAGATCAACCCTTGAGTGGATTAGTTTGAACCAATAATagtttaatatatgtcaatatagttatttgaaaatttatgtaatccttcaTTATTCCattaatttttaaatgctttaaaggaaagttgtttTCCATTtagcaatttggtaaaaatcaacattaagcaaaataattcagttgagattgagagtcccaaTCGCTGATTACAATGGTCGAACGACGTCGAATGCTCGCGAATCTTATTCATCGTCGTTCGTTCCCACGAACAGTtggattaaaaaatttatttataaataacgagAGGTAATCGTGAAACTACTCTCGCGACGATTCGATAACGCGTTTAGGGGAGAAAATTTGCCACGCTCCCGGCATCCGGTTTCGAGTCGAATTGAATTTCGGAGGTGCCTGTACCGGTAATAAAATTCTTACCTTGGCCCGTAGTTGCAAACGTAATTCTTGGTGTAGCCTCGAGCAGGATCGTAGTAGAAGGAGTATCCACAGCCCAAAAGGAACGTGTCACCCCAGACGAGCTGTAAGCAATTTTAAATTTTCCTCAACAATTGGCACAATTCCGGATTCTTTATTCTCTATCGTCAGGGAAACTCGTTCTTCGGAATCCTGTAACCATTTTTTGCTCGTTCCTTCGATACAGGTGATTCGTAATTGCAAGTATCGTCACCTGTCTTTTcagtagaaaaattaattcagcAAAGaaagttatttaatttttattggagTTAGTTCTTCACGTTTCTACAACCCTTTTCTTACGTTCGAACTTCACTAATTCGCTAATAAattgtctttaaaatatttttctgtatTTTTCAAACACACCATTGCATATGTAGATTTATGAAATATTGTAGGTAAATTGTAGCAATTTTTCTGCAACGTTTCGTAGATACCAAAGACTACCAACTTGAGTATAGTGGCCAGTTTCGTCGCTGTAACCGGTACGATAGTGCTGGACTTCTTTGAACCAATCCGAGATTCGCTGTCGCCAATTTGGAACGTCGTCGAAGGGTCCCGGGGGCCTCGTCGTCCACGTTCGAGCCATATTTTGCCCCACCGCGAATCGATCTACGGACAAACCACCATTCAccgatcaataatttattcTCGCGAACTTTGGAACAAAAATTTCAGCTCAAACGCCGGAGAAAGCATACTGAAACGATTCAACGATTCAACGTTACCATTTTCCGAAGTACCAAACGAGAAATTCCACCGAAATCTCAGCCAACGCGGAAATAAACTTTACTCACGAACGTTCCTCGAATTATCGTGGATTTCCGCGCATCGATCCGCCCACCTCTGCGCGACTGCAGCCAATTCGTCGTCCCAAACCTGAAATTATTAGCAAACTACGGAAATTCGAAGAGACACGCGTTACATTTAGCCATATTGAGGTGGTATTGTTGTCCAGGCTGTCATTTATTCGGCCCttcttgtgattttttttttaataataggtaggctgttttgtactgagattttCCAGATACATTTACTCACCTTATGcgcatgtacagtatttttttcattaagaaatattaaaaattgtaggaTTCGTTGGTATTCTTCGTTTCGCAAACGGGCGAGGCTCATATCGTGCAATAATCGAGACACTACTGTGCATCGATGATCAGAGGAGTCGCAAAAATGTTTTGGACGGTCCGtagtaaattattttccatcGTGGGTCGTCTTTTGGGGGAAGAAGTGGGTGAGGGAGGTTCGCGAGATATTCTCGAGAGCGTGTCTACGAGCGTATTAAAAAGTATCTCACGGAAAATGCAGCGAGAAGATTAAGCGAAGCAGCTTCTTACCATTTCCTTCATATTCGCAGCGGCTGGCTGTCCATGAATCTGCCCGAGAGCCACTAGCTGTCTCAGACGATTATGCTCGTCCAAGATGGCCTGTTTCTCCTCGCAAGGTAAGTCGACGTGTCCTGAAAACGACTCGATTAGAGCGCCATGTGATCAGTTGCACGACGCATCTCTGGGATTTCAACGTTTCGTTGATTAACGAGTCACacgattcgttttcgatttgtcGAATTTAACACTAGCACTACCGGAAGTAGTCTAAATGACTcataattttcactcatgatttTTGAGAATTTACCGTACTTTTCTATGAGGGAACGAATAAACATTTGTTGCATTAAACATTGCATTATACACTTCCtcgagtatctatcgttttaacctcttcgatataaataaatacaccataattgttAGTAGTTTCAGTGTTAAAGATACAGggaatacatttttaaaaaataatattcacgaAATCGAGAAATTCCTTGATCTTCGACGACCATCTTGTTGGGAACAGGAAACCCTATAAAATTTACTGTCTTTCCTTAATATTTCCCAGGATACGATACAATATTAGCAATTATTCTCAAAATATCGAAGGAATCACACTCCATTTTATTCCGCGAAGCACAACACATGGATCTCAAAATAGCATAAAAAGAATGATCATTCAACAATccttatttgaaattatttttgcagAGTATCGTGAATCGATTATTTTACCAACTGTCACAATATTTTCTCTCGTACAGTCTCTATTTTCATTTTTCCACcgcgaataaatgaataataataaaacgttTGCTTTAAGATGAAAGTTTATCCATATCGTTGGTTGATTCGCAACGAAGAGGATTCGAACGGCCATCGACGGTACACGAAACTCTTTCGCGGACTCGCGGAAACTTGCCACCCCATTTTCCGTGCATCCTAGGCTCTCATCCGATTTCTCGAGCCGCCGGATTGCCCAACTTGCCGGAAAACTTTTTCCGGGAATCTGCTTTAACGGGGGCGTTCCTGTCTTTCCGTGAGACGGTGGAACGAAAGTTCCACACCGTATTCTTTCCCCTTAATAACTTTCAGTTCCTCGACGAAAACGAAGTTCCCCTGATTCCGACGTGTCCCGTCGTTTCGACGTCGAATGCAAATTTCCTTCCTCGGGAATCGAATTTCTAAAACGCGGCCGTTCACGATCGCCGCCATCTTAATTTCGacatttttccatttttaaaagCCGCGGGAGACGAATTTATATTCCACTATCACTGAAATACAATTCTTCTCGTACTCTCTACACCcacgatatttattttttaatctatTTCATTCAAAATAAATTCGCTCGAATGCATATCTAAAAACGAATTAATAtacgatatttattttttaatctatTTCATTCAAAATAAATTCGCTCGAATACAATTCTAAAAACGAATTAATTtacgatatttattttttaatctattttattcaaaataaattcgCTCGAATGCAATTCTAAAAACGAATTAATTtacgatatttattttttaatctattttattcaaaataaattcgTTCGAATGCAATTCTAAAAACGAATTAATAtacgatatttattttttaatctattttattcaaaataaattcgCTCGAATGCATATCTAAAAACGAATTAATAtacgatatttattttttaatctattttattcaaaataaattcgCTCGAATGCAATTCTAAAAACGAATTAATAtacgatatttattttttaatctatTTCATTCAAAATAAATTCGCTCGAATACAATTCTAAAAACGAATTAATTtacgatatttattttttaatctattttattcaaaataaattcgCTCGAATGCAATTCTAAAAACGAATTAATATACgatgtttattttttaatctattttattcaaaataaattcgCTCGAATGCAATTCTAAAAACGAATTAATaaacgatatttattttttaatctatTTCATTCAAAATAAATTCGCTCGAATGCAATTCTAAAAACGAATTAATAtacgatatttattttttaatctatTTCATTCAAAATAAATTCGCTCGAATGCAATTCTAAAAACGAATTAATAtacgatatttattttttaatctattttattcaaaataaattcgCTCGAATGCAATTCTAAAAACGAATTAATAtacgatatttattttttaatctattttattcaaaataaattcgCTCGAATGCAATTCTAAAAACGAATTAATTtacgatatttattttttaatctattttattcaaaataaattcgCTCGAATGCAATTCTAAAAACGAATTAACATACGATATTGTGCTGTTATAGTTTTCGTGTTTTGAGCTTCCACGATTAATTCACTTTGACTTTGGCCTGAATTATGTTACCTTTAATGacagtaattaaaattttagaagaaCTCGTAGAGATAGCACTACGACAAAAATTTTCTATATGACCCACACACATTTAGTGATCTCTCGTAATTATGTTACTTTAAATACCATTAAAATAGTAAAAGAATTCGTAAAATAgtgctagaaaaaaattccctaatGTATCCCTTTCGTATTATTTCAGCAAGTAATTCTTTTCTAACACGATTTAACGGTTTTCGATGCACGGCACTTTCCCATAAACCATTTTCGGTTCGGGACCGTGGGTGGGTATCGCGAGTTTCATGGAACATCGACGAGCATAAATGTCGCGATACGTTCCGGTAATTCACTGCAAATATTTAGATCCCGATTGTCGCGGTTTAAAGGGACGCGTTCCTCGGGCGGCGAATTCACCGACGAACCGTTCGGAATAATAATTCGGTCCGTCTTGTTAGCTGCACGGATTTCCCGTAATTAACTAGCAGATGCTTTAATTCGTTAATGTAATCGAATTTCGCGGCCGCGCATTCAGCCGCCCGGGGCTGAATGCGCTATTTTTAGAATCGAATCGATGCCCGGCGTCCTATCGAAATGTAATAGATTCCAATTTTCTCCCCGTAAATAATGCACGAACTGAATTATTCACGAGCTGGCCTGCTGGAACGTGTTACTGAAAAACGAAGCTGGGAAATTTGACCGTCGCGTttcgttatttctttttttttctatccCCATTTTCTTCCAATCGTTAAGggaggaaaccactgtgacggctgcaaataaaggcaattttcaagaattatttTGGCCGTAACTAtcgaaactttttctgataaatgttcaacgttctcgaaagtacgtttcTTGAACTACATCTTCTaaaagtattaattattatagccataattttcattatttgtAATGATCCTGAATAGCCATCGTTAAATTGGATCACGACTAAATAAGTTGCCAGTTGGACCACTTTAGCCGTCTATCGGTAATTCCATTTACACCACTTGTCTAGACTAAATACTCTTGATTGACATAGTTATCTCGATCAAGACACTTTCCCATTCATATAAAACTTTAAAGGTCCCGAAGTACAGAGCagttactttaatatttcagggggccATTCTTAAACCCCCAAACATTGAAAATTTCGAATATTTCaatccgtcacagtggtttccccccttAAAATAAACGCAGAGAGTACGAATAATTGACAGCATCGTGTCTCACAGAACTGGTCGaggattaataaaaataaattaaaaatcaacGGTATAGCTAGTAGTAGAGTCCATTACGAGGAGGCGATTTTTCAAGGTTACCTCGAACCCGAGAACGAATTAACGAAAAAATTTAACTGTAAGATAACAGTTTCAACGAAAAAACTTAAGTGCCACTCACGAAAGTTGATATCGTTAACagtaataatttatttctaGGTATCTTTCCACGATCCTCGAGATAAATTTCACGATCGGTGGTTTCGAAACACGGCTGTTCCGGGTTCGAATCGTTTCGTCGTGATAAAATCTGAGAATCGTCGCTGTTTACTGTTACCGTTGCTATTTTTCCCCCCCATTCCGATTCCCATAATTGGCTTGAAATTCAGCGGGAAGACAGGCTCTCGCCGCTCTAGCAATTACTAGAGTTTTCGAAAACGATTTCTCTTTCCATTAGCTTCGTTTAAAATTCAAGCCCCCTCTCCGAGGCGGTCGAATTTAATTGCGGAAGAGTCGTCGAATTCCTCGTTAGAACTGGGAATACTCGAGTCTTTCCCTATAGTTCGGTGAATATAATTcctattcatatttatttttccCGTACATCGTTTTTAGATAAGCTAATTCTGTATCGATCCGtctttaaatttgtcttcgttAAATAAAGTCTTTCGAGAAACCTCCAACGGTACCTGAAAGGCACGATgagtattattaaaaaatgtgaTACTGATCTCGATGTTATTAGCGAATAATACATTTTAACTTTTGTTAGAATCATCcacataataatataatttaactcAAACGTTTACGATTCCTGCAATGCAATACAGTAAggagcaaaactgaacacacgaacgacattttaacaaaaataattttttattcaatatttgcatATAAAATACAAAGAGGACAAAATACTTGGTATCATCTACAATCTTCTGGTTCTTCAAAACGAATTTAACATTTGTGATATCATTATTATTTCGCTTCGTACAATTTTTGTTCGTGTAGTCGACTAATTTTTAGTAAACATTTCAGATTTTGCTACACTTAATATTTCGTCCATAAACTTTCAACCTTGATAATCGTTTTTAATACGTTTAAGTATACTTAATACTACAGTTTCGCAATACTCTGGAGCAATAGAATCGCATGAATATAACGTTATGAAATCATTGTCTAAAGATATaaagaataatataattttccaaTTAAAATTGAGTTTATCAACGGAAGTAATTGCTAGAAAATTTGCTGTTAGTCAGGGAGTTGTACATATAATGCAGATAAAATGTAATGAAGTTACTTCATCTTTTGGAGGCCGTTCAAAATTATTATCTTGTCGAGATAAGAGAAGATTGACAAGATAAAACTGTTAGAAAGCGATGTTGGGAAGGAAATTAGTAAGTGGACATCTCGAAGAGCATTAAAAGAAGCCAATTTTACAGCAATTAAGAAGAAAAAATACACCTTTGCTAGAAATACTTCGTTTGGATACCCTTAAAAACCGAAGGATCCTCGATATTACTTTGTTATTCAAATTAGTAAATAATAGTATAAACTGTCCATCATTGTTGGCATTGACAAATCAAAATACAGTGTATACGACCCCATAAATTTCTGCATTATACAATACACATACGAATGAAATAGATCTTTTTAACGTATTTCTAACCACCTCTGAAAATCCAACAAGTCTAACGGGtcgatatttttgcattttatatTCCGTTTTAGCCGTGTAAGATTCTAAAAAAGGCATTGTTAAAATGTATTATTCAATAATactgtaggagatttgtattgaatatttgtgccacgctgtagtttttatgaatgttaatttatgtgcaaaagggttgaaagtgtCATGTTCGAGAAGAAATGGGTAACCAGAGACAGCGAGACAACAGGGAGAACAAAACGAGTGATTGTGAAAGGCAGACGTGATTCTTAtatgaatttgtataaaaagaTTGTGTGTTTGGTGTGttttaaattcgtttatatAAGAATATCGTTTGCACAtttgttccaaatacaattctctTTGTTAAGTCCTACAATAATATCGAGATCAGTAACGTGACATTTCTCAACAATACTCATCGTGACTTTCAGGTACCGTTGGAGGTGTCTCGAAAGACTTTATTCAAGACAAATTTAAAGATGGATTGATGCAGAATTATCTCGTTTAAAAAACGGCGTACGGGAAAAGATGAAAAGAGGGGGGCCCCCAGGTCTGCCGGAAAATGCAAATGACCAGGAAACATTGAACAGGAGGCAACTATTTGTTTAACGAGCTGCAAGTCCATTCCCACGAAATCCATTTAACCGGGGACTACGACACAGAACGTAGTCAACAGGTGTCGGCCGAATCGTTACGTACCGGCCAAGCCCCGCTCATTTCCGGTGCAAAAAGAAACTACCGACGCGTCCACTCCTGCCAACCGAACCACCGTCCTCGTTTAACATTTCGATTCGCTCGTCATCCGCGAAAAATAACTCGATcgcttttcgacgaaattatctTCCCTACCATCGAATAATATTCTCTGAAATAAAACGAGAAATTTTATTTCGTCCCTCGTGCCAAACTCGAGATACGTATATCTGAATTTTTCCTGAGGGCGGTCCATTTTGTTCAACGTCAGAAACACTTCACGATCGAATTCGGAATGGTTGAAAATCACAGAGGCCCGAATTTCCGATTGGAAGCTTTTCGAAGGGGGCCGGAAAAGCGATAACTGACGTTCGACGGAGTTTATGGGACACCCGAAAATTAATGGAAGCGATAAATTTATGGGGAGAAGACCTGGCAGGGAACCGTAGCCGGAGGAAAAATAGATTAATTCGTTCGACTAACGAGACGCGctaaacgtcggttatgtctggtcacGTTCTTATCGGACGAACGTTGTCCGGAGGCTGATGGAAGAGCTGAAAATCACGGAACCATCGAGATTATTCAAATCGTTTCTAGCGGAGATGAATCATACGAACTCGAAACCCGCGTCAACGCGGCTGGAAACAGACAATGGCCGGAATTCTTCGACCCTTACTGTACGAAACGTAGTATCTGAGAATGGTTTGCACAGGTGACACTATCACTTTTCTGGGTTCTCCAGAAAAACATAAAATTActacattttttcgtaaattatacatttatctgtttaaagaaatttttattatttctttcgtTGCTCTGATCTCTCATCTAATTACTTCTTTATATCTATTGCTTTTAATATTCCTAACTATTCGGTTCTACCATTTTGCGATAGTTTTCGTTTTTTCTCTATTCTACATTTTTACTATTATTCATCTGACTACCGAACTTTgccaattaataatttttctttgtGTTCAATGACTAATTTTTCGAACTATCCAATTCTGTTCTACGATTTCTACTATTACTTATCTGACTACCAAACTTtgccaattaaaaatttttctttgtgTTCAATGTCTAATTCTTCGAACTATCTAATTCTGATcactcttattttttttttttcgagaacCCACTGTTGCTCTGACATTTTACGATAAATTTCGTATTCCTCCATTCTACAATTTTTGCTCTGTTCGctcttttcttaatttttactCACTCAGTATCGTTTTCCCGGCGCACGATGGCCACGAATTATCCGCCAGGCCCGTCGAGGCGACGATCAGCGTcaacgtaatccggaccacgttccCCGCGAGTGCCATTTTCCCGTGGAAATTCTATCGGCGGTACCCCTGGCCGATTCCCAGCCCCCTGCTGAAAATCGACGATCCCGTAGCAGCTGGGAACCGGTAGGATCCTCTCTCGAGAGAATCGTTCACACCGTACGGACGATAAAACCGGCCGATTTACGAGCCTCTGTTCGTAATCGAGCGACCAAGAGACACTTGGAGAGAACCGGTCCTTGGAACCAGGCGAACTAATAACTGATCAGGCTCGATCCGTCGCCTTTATATTCACCTGTCCCGTGGCTCGCACAATGCAATTGTCCACGCTACCAGTTCCTCATGGTGGGGGACTCTTCACCTGGGTCAAGGTGAAAGGGAACTCAAAGTCACCATGTCGAAGGTCAATAAACTCGACAGAACTTTTTATTTCCAAACCCTTAAAAGACGACTCCTTCGAAATTTTCTGTTCCTAACAAACGAGAAATTTGCAAAGAACACCTTTGGAATTTTCCGGTGTCTTTAAtaagtttttttaattttattttattcaataaacgGGAAGCTTTACTAGCGTACAAAGTAGTACACCATGATAATCAAAATAAGGTTACAAAAGTAACTTGAACGCGAATTAGGTAAACAATGCAGGGACAAAATGTCAAGAAAGTTTAAATACACAGTTTTAGAATGATGCAACAGTGCTCGTAAAAAGAATAAacgtaaaaatgaaagaaagaaaTTACCTTTTCTCTGCAGTGGAAAATGCACCGTTCCATTTAGATCAGACACTGTTCTACGTTTCTGGAGTCCTTTCTATGTCCAGGAATGATTAGATCGAAAAAGGGTAAAAGGTTAAAAGTTCATCCGCGATCGTTTTTTAGGGAGTTTCGTTGGGAGGATGATGTTTTCGGTTCGCGAAATTGGGGGTCAAGAAGTTTCGAGACTAACGAGTTTTAATAATTAACGGATCCTACACGCTCTCCGCCGTATTACAAGATTAACGACAGTTTCCACCAATGCGGGCTCGAATATAAATTCGGCGAGTTTAGACCAGAGAAGCCGCGGAGGAGGCAAACTTTCGAGAGCCTCTGTGTTCTCTAATATAGTGGGTATAATTATTCGTGGCCGAGTAATTGCATCGATTCACCTGGTAGGGGCGACTGATTAGACGCGAACTATGCTCCTTCCGTCTCCAAATCGTTCCTAGTTTCGGTGTTTTATTCTAAATAACCGAGATCGACTCTAACTTGCAAATAATTACTTCGCAGGTTGCATCAATTGCAAAGCAATTGTTACTGTCCAAGTACAGACCTTGCTTCTGTGTTATTTTCAAACTATCATAGTAAATATTATTCTAATTAAACTGAATTAATTGTACAAAGTAGCATGGCTAATTTCGTATAATTACgacttcgaaaaatattttattttattttttatttattaaataagtaGTAAACACTATTAGAATACCAAATAGTAGAGCATGGTAAACAAAATAAGCTTACAAAAGTCATTTTAAAAGGTttgaaaaaagaatgaaaatcTAAGATGGTACAATAATATTGTCTCATCATCACAATAATATTTTCCTCGTTTCTTtccatttaaaattaatttcatacaAACTGCGTCTTCCAAATTTATTTTATCGCCTGGTTATTATATAGTTGCAATTTCTCCGGATTAATTGGTTCAAATAATCGACGTTCCAACTTACTACGATGAATTTACGGTTCAACGGAAACCTGCAAATAATAGAACGATTAGGTTGCACACGGTGCACGGTCCAAGTAAGCTGCCAAGAAGGTAAATATTTTGACTTTTGCTCGGATTATTCACCGAGTCGATGACTAAGATCCTTTAAAATGGGACCAGATTATCGATCGATACGCTGGCGATTGATCATCGCGATCCTGGACAGCAAACAACCAGGCATCCCAGTCGCATTGACTCATATGTTTCTTACACGTCGTGCATAAATTATCGCGATTTTACCTCTTTTCAGAAACGATTCGCGCGTTTATTTCTGCTCGTCCGAGAATATATTTAGCATAAAAATTGAATACGTTAAAGTGGTTGAGATCCATCTCGTTTCGAACAAATGGCGCAGGAGTACGCGTTTCCAGAGGGAACTTCGGTCTCGTTAAACCGAAGAAGCGTACAAACGACGTCGATTAATTCTCCCGCGCGTCGTGAAACGGATCGCGCGTTAGTTTTGCCAACGCTAATCGTCCAAGTTCTcgcgaaaatataaattttcccgTTTAAAAGTCGCCCGGTCGTGCTTTTGTTAAACCGACGTACCGAAATGATTTATCTTGTTCCCGGGGAGTCCGCTCGCGAATGCACGTTGCATCGGGCACGTGCACTTTGGAATGCAAATTCCGCCTCCACTTTGCCCGCCAACGAGAAAATTTTCCGCGCGCGGAACGTGCCCGCGATGCTCCCGtcgaatttatttttcttaCGTCGAAATTTAGACGCGACAGTCCGCGGAACGATTGCCCCGACGTTTAGTTTAGTTCACGGTTTCAAGTATTTACGTTTCGACCGAAATTTTTTGAAAGATCGAATTTCGTAGCGTTCGAGAAGATCGAATTTTACGACTCGATGTTGGggaaaatcgaattttaaagGTATCATATTTTAGGGAGGAACGAATTTAAGGGCGATTGTGTTTCGAAGCGATCGCAGCTTAGGGAGATTGAATTTAGAATCGATCGAATTTACGGGAGATTATATTTTGGAAACATCGAATTTCTGGTCGTTGAATTTTTGAGGCGTTCTTTAAATTTTCTAGCGGATTCATAATCGGATTTTGAAACGATCATATTATGGAAAGATATAATTCTGAAAGGAATAATGAGGCGATTGCATtttagaaaaatcgtatttcagGCCCTAAGAATAGTTCAATGTCTATAACGGAACGGTGTTTTCTATACCGATTTCTGCAAGGCGTTTGATACAGATAATCATTCAATATTTATACAGTTAATAATAAGTTTGTTTGATA is part of the Colletes latitarsis isolate SP2378_abdomen chromosome 10, iyColLati1, whole genome shotgun sequence genome and harbors:
- the LOC143346269 gene encoding venom allergen 5, encoding MALAGNVVRITLTLIVASTGLADNSWPSCAGKTILRHVDLPCEEKQAILDEHNRLRQLVALGQIHGQPAAANMKEMVWDDELAAVAQRWADRCAEIHDNSRNVHRFAVGQNMARTWTTRPPGPFDDVPNWRQRISDWFKEVQHYRTGYSDETGHYTQLVWGDTFLLGCGYSFYYDPARGYTKNYVCNYGPSGNVLGSQPYQSGQPACGSYGMSYSNRYAGLCSRSSYYHLGAFCVYG